Part of the Thermosipho japonicus genome is shown below.
ATGGACTTTGACATTTTAGGAAGTTTTCTTTTCAAGTATCTGTATAAATCCAGATTCAGTTGACCTATATATTTTAAAAACACAAGTTTGTTCGCTAAAAGAATATACTTTACTGTTTCAGACTTGTAGTTTTTTAAAGTTTTATCTATTTTCTCGAGTGCTTCCTTGAAATTACCTTTCCATGCAAGCTTCAAGATACAGAGAATTTCCCTGTAATCTTTTGGAATATTTCCTTCACAAGATAGATAATTCGCCGCCGGTAAAGAAAACGCACCATACTTGAAAATATCGTTCAAGCTCTCTATGACTTTCATTTCCAATCCCCCCTTTATATTTATACCTCAAAAAATTCAATTAGTCCAGATTCCATAAAATTTGGTTTTGTGAATGCCATATTAAAGAGGATTTCGGAAAAGACAAAAGTTGAAAGCCATATAAGATATAGTAAGATATAAAATAAGAATAGGTAATGTTTATTTAATTGTAATAAAATTAAAATTTATTTTGCTGAGGAGATTAAATTTAGATTGTTAATCAACTTAAAAGATATAACTGTTCTGCGCTTTACAATCAATTGTCTCTTGATCCAGATGGTTATTTGTATCCTTGCAGTGAATTAATAAGTTATAGATTTAAAATTTGTCACATTACTGAACAGGAAAAACTAAAGGAAATGGTTCATCAGTTTCGATCTTAAACAGTTTTTGGATTGCCTATTGTTCAAGAGATTTGCCTAGATTGCCCCATAAAATATTTATGTTGTGGTGGACACAGAACAGTTGACTTACTTTCTGGAAAAAATTACTTTGATGCACTGGCTAATGGTTTAATTTGTAATATATTTTTATTAAGTATTTTTAATGTTTTGTGGTAGTCTGCTATTATAAATTAAATACAAAAATTTTTCAATAAGTTTGTTTTATCCCAACAGAATTTTAAAGGAGGTATATGAATGTGAAAAAATACACTAAAAAGCAGATATTGCAGTTGTTTAAAGAACATTTTTTATACCTTCTTTTTGCCTTTTTGTTGCTTGTTTGTGCAACAGGGATGACAATTCCCATTCCGTTGCTCTCGAGAAATATCATTAACTCCATATTGACTAAGAGTATTTCGAGCAATCTGTTCAAAATTCAAATAATACTGCTTCTAATGGTAAGTCTATCGAAGGAATTCTTAATGTATATTTCGTATTACATCTTTGAAAGTAGAATGAGATTTTTTTCCTCATCGCTAAGGAAAACTATATTTGAAGTGGCTCAGAATAATTTCAACCAGATTTCTTCTTTAGAAACAGGTAGATTGTTAACCTACATTAGTTCAGATACGGAAAGAATTCAAAAATTTTTCTATCCAAGTTTAGTGTTTTTCATGAAAGACTTACTCACGTTTTCATTTGCCTTAACTGTTGGGCTCTTTTTAAATCCCTTGACCATTGTTGTATCAATCCTTCCTTTGGTGATTTTTTTCGTATTGGCTCACTACGTGAATCCTAAGATTAGAGTTTTAACACACAAAGCTCTTGAGTCACAGACAGAGTTTGTAAGTAGGTTGAAGGAATACATCCAGGGTATGGAGATGTTCAGGGTGTTTTTGAAGCAAAAATTTTCTATAACAAAATTTAAGGAGTTCAATGAGGAGTATACAAAGAATGATATCAGACGAGTAAAGTCAATTATTCTATTTAACATACCACTTACTATACTCTTTAATAGTGGCTATGTCATAGCAATTATCGTAGGGGTTTATCAAATGAAAATAGGTACTATGCAAGCTGGTGGTTTGGTGGCGGTATTGATGGTGGTAAACTACATTTACGATTCAGCTAGAAACTTCTGGGATTTCAACATACATCGCCAAGAGATAAAAGTTGTGTCCAAAAGACTTTCAGAAATTTTGGAAACACCGTTTACAAAAAGATGCGATATTACTGCCGTGCAACAACACTTGAATGGAAAAATCGAATCGCTGAAGATATACATACCAAGTTTTTCTTACAAAAGTGGAACTTTGTTGCTTGAAAACTTCAAACTGCATGCCCAAAAAGGTGAAATTGTTGGGCTTTTTGGAAAAAGCGGAATAGGAAAGAGCACGGTAATAAAGATCATTCTGGGGCTTTTAGGTATAGAAAAGAACTATGTTTTTGTCAACAACGTACCGCTGAATAAAATCGAGATAAATTCGTATTATAGCAGAATTGGTTATCTTCCTCAACATTCGGTTTTATTCAAGGGAACGGTTAAAGAAAACATACTTCTTGGAGAAGAGAAATCTCTTGATAATAAGCTACTGGAATTTCTTGATGATCTCTCACTTGAAAAAGAAGTGGAAGAAGGCGGTCGCAACCTTTCCGGGGGAGAACGACAGAGGATATCGATAGTAAGAACATTTGCAAAAGGTGATAAAGATCTGTATCTTTTAGATGAACCAACAACTTATTTGGATGGAGCAAAGATTAGAACATTAAAAGAACTGATAAAAAGCAAATCAAGCGAGTCTATAATTCTGATTGTTTCGCACTCCCGGAATTTCTTGGAAAATTTATGTGATAGTATCGTAGAATTTTCTTAATGGATAATTTATCACTGAAAGAGAAAACGCGCCGTACTTTAAAGTTTCTTTCAAGCACTCTACGCCTTTCATTTTTAATTATCTCTTTATAGTTATACCTCAAAAAATCGAATTGTTTCAAAATTCATAAAATTTGGTGCTAGAAATGGCCTTCTAAAGAGGATTTCAGAACAGGCAAAAGTTGAAAACCATATAAGATGTGATAAAAGGTGAAGTGAGAGAAAGAAAAGAGGGGATAAGGGGGGATGAGGAGAATTCTTTTAGCTGTATTTCTAATACTCTTACTTTTACCTGGAATCATTTTCGCTGATAAGACAAATGCGGATAACGAAACACACAGATTGTTCTGAAAGTACAGTTGCTTGCAGATGCAGTTGTGGTGGTTATCAAGCAATGTCGAGGAAAGAAACAGGTATTCATACTCTATTGTTAGAGAGGAGATTTTAATTGAGTGTTTCTGTTATACGCGAAAAAAATCAAGTGCTTCAAGTTTACAAAAATATTACACACCGGAAGAGTCTTTAAAAACTAAATTCATGATACTCACATATTGGTTGCTGTACTTGAAAACCATATAGGTTGTATTAGTGTTTGTCGATGGGCTGGGAGAATGAGGAAGTTTTTTGCGGTTATGATCATTTTTATCTTTGGATGTGAATTGATCTTTGCTGGTGAGACGGAGGTAAATGATGCAACGGACAGCCCACTACCTCCACCGAGTAAGCACAGCGTTGGTGTGAAGGAGATGGTGGAAAGTATGGAAGTCTTGATAGGTATTGATAGTCAAGCGAAGGGGGTGGGATGTTTAGATTCCAAATATATATATATTATGAATACTAAGAACGAGATGTTTGAGACATTACTTCCTGCTGAATCAT
Proteins encoded:
- a CDS encoding ABC transporter ATP-binding protein; protein product: MNVKKYTKKQILQLFKEHFLYLLFAFLLLVCATGMTIPIPLLSRNIINSILTKSISSNLFKIQIILLLMVSLSKEFLMYISYYIFESRMRFFSSSLRKTIFEVAQNNFNQISSLETGRLLTYISSDTERIQKFFYPSLVFFMKDLLTFSFALTVGLFLNPLTIVVSILPLVIFFVLAHYVNPKIRVLTHKALESQTEFVSRLKEYIQGMEMFRVFLKQKFSITKFKEFNEEYTKNDIRRVKSIILFNIPLTILFNSGYVIAIIVGVYQMKIGTMQAGGLVAVLMVVNYIYDSARNFWDFNIHRQEIKVVSKRLSEILETPFTKRCDITAVQQHLNGKIESLKIYIPSFSYKSGTLLLENFKLHAQKGEIVGLFGKSGIGKSTVIKIILGLLGIEKNYVFVNNVPLNKIEINSYYSRIGYLPQHSVLFKGTVKENILLGEEKSLDNKLLEFLDDLSLEKEVEEGGRNLSGGERQRISIVRTFAKGDKDLYLLDEPTTYLDGAKIRTLKELIKSKSSESIILIVSHSRNFLENLCDSIVEFS